The genomic stretch GATCGCCCAGCCGCTGGCGAAGCACCGGCAGGATACCGAAGCGACGGAAGCGCGTCACCTCGAGCAGCTGCGCAATCGAGCGATTGAGCGCATCTTCCGAGCCCAGCCGCCGCGCCGCCGTGACTGCGATGGCCGAGGCCAGCTCGGCATCGCCGGCGGCCAGCGCCTCCGCCTGGATCAGCGCTTCGGCATAGTTGCCATCGCGCAGTGCGTTGACCGCCGGGGCCTCGTGATACCAATAGGGTGGCGCCATGGCGCGGCGCAGCGCGTCGCCGGCCATCCTCTCGCCCTTCTCGGATTTGCCCCTGAGCGACAACAGCCTCGCATAGCCCGCATAAGCGTCCACATTGGCGGGGTTGAGCTGCAGCGCCGAGGTGAATGCCGCCTCGGCTTCGCCGACCCGCCCCACCTGTTCGAGGAAGAACGCATATTCCCGCCAGACCAGGCTGGAGGTCGGCGCCAGGGTCAGCGCCTCCTCGACCTGCCGCTCGGCCTGGGCGATAGGTTCGGGGTCGCGCGCCGACGGCGGCTGCGTCCGGCGGGTGACATCGAGCAGCAGCGTGCTGCTCATCGCCAGCGCAAATGGCGAGTCGGGCAGGCGGCGCAGCAGCCCGTTGACGCAGCCCCGTGCCCGCTCCTCGTCGTCCGGACGACCGCTTCCCCGGTAGCGGGTGAACAGCAGGCCGCACAGATACTCCGTCTCGTTGCCGGCGAGATCGACATGGGTGGCCAGCCATTGCAGCGCCTCGCTATGCAACGGCCCATCCAGGGCGCCAAGCTGATCGGCAAAGGCCCGCGACAGCGCATCGATGCTGGTGGGAAAGTCCGCCGCCGCGATCTTCTGCGTCATGCTCCAGACCGCCGTATCGCTGCCCGAGCGCTTGAGGCTGGCGGTGATTTGCATCTGAGGCCCTTCGACCCGCGAGATTCCCGAGAGCTCGAAATCGGCGGCATGCGCCGTCTGGCCATTGCGCTGCAGGTAGACCGCATCGATGAACGGGAACAGCCCCAGATCGGTCACCAGTTCCACCGCAAGGCCGGCGACGCCAGGATTCGGCGCGCCGCCGGCTGTCATCGAGGTGAACTCGCTCACCGACACCGCCGGCGGTGTCGGCACTGTCACGCGGACCTGCCGCGGGGCCAGCACCTGCGTCATCACGATGGCAATTCCCAACGCCACGAACACCAGCACCACGACCAGCACGATATCATCGAGGCGCGCCAGCCACGACCGCTCACCGGGGGGCGCGGGCACGGCCGAGGCGCCGGCCCCCATTGCCGCCGATTCACCGGCCGGCGTCGTCGCCTCATCGGCCGGAACCCGGAATTCGGGGATGTAACGTCCTACCGGCAGGTAAAACCTGACGCGCTCGGACGCGCCCTCGGCGGCGTAGTATTCCTCGAGCACGGCGCGCAGCCGGCGCGCCTGCACGCGCACGATCGGATCGCTCTGCGGATCGAAGCTCTGCGGCCGTCCAAACACATCGACCGCGATGGCGTAGGCCTTGATGGCAGTCTCGTTTCCGTTGAGCCGCGCGGTCACTATGTAGTTGAGAAACCGGGCAAGTTGCGGCGAGCGCGCCAGGCCCGGCCACTCCTGGATGCGCGCCAGGGCAGCTTCGACCTCCGCCCGAGGCGGCATCGACTGCGACAACGGTTCCCCCACGCGGGCACCTCCGTGCCCGAACCTCATCGATTTACATGTTAATCGCAAGCCTCGTTACTGCGTTGTTACATACCTTTGCCTAGGCGGGACGGCATCAAACCATCATATGCCGGCTCGTCGCAGCATGACGCAGTCAGCCACGGACCGTTTCGTGGTGGTGAGGGGACGCCGTTCCTCCAGCTTTCCAGCTGCCGACCGGATCGACGACTGAACAGAGCTTTCGGCCATTGCTGCGGCCACGCGGCAAGAAGGAACCATTATGGACGCTATTGGTACCGGCCAGCCCTTCATGGCACTGGTCGACGATGACTCCCATTCGGCCCGGCTGATGATCCGGATGCTGCTCGCCCATGGCGCGCCGTCCGTGAGCTGGCTCAACGGCGAAGCTCTGGCGACGGCCGAAATTCAGCGGCTGCTCGACGACGACCTGGCCACCATTCCCGGCCTGGTGATCGTCGACCTCAAGGCTTCGTCCAGTGCCACCATGGATTTCATCGTCAAGCTGCGCGCCGCGCGTGACGGTCACTCGCTGCTGATCGCGGCGATTGCTCCTTCGCTGGAGCGCGAGCCGCGGGAGGCCCTGCTGTCCGCCGGCGCCGACGCCGTGTTCGAGCGGCACGCCGACATCAATTCCTACCGCCGCGAAGCGGCGGCCATCGTCAGTTTCTGGGTGCGCAATCAGCACCTGGATGCGGTTGGCACGTAATCACTGCGTCCACAGGTTACGTGCCGGGCGGGGAGCGCGTTGCATTGAGGCAGGCCACTGCCGATTGCATTCCCAAATGCGCTCTCCGTCTCTTCTGATCCCGGGGGCTTCGCGGCCCCACGACTGAGCTACCGCCCCGACCGCCGATATCCCTGCGGCGACCCGGGCGGTCCTGGGCCGGAGACCCCAAGCTCCGACCCAACCGGCGGCCCGTCGCGTTCCCTCACGCGGCGGCCGCCATACGACGACGGAAAGACGGGGCGCGACCCTCCTGACGCTGCCCCGCCTTCCCGTTCTCGGGCCGCATCCACTGTCCCGGTGGGTAGCGGCCATGTTCGGTGTGCACCCAGTTGCGGCGGGCCACTGGGGCCAGCAGGCGAAGGCGCGGTTGCGGAACGTTCTCCCACCGCAACCGCGCTTCTCCTGCCGGCCGCCGCCTTGACCGGCCGACCCGGATCACCGCACTCTCCTGCCTCCCCCGGCGGTCCTGCCGCCGCGAACCACCGCCCT from Devosia sp. A16 encodes the following:
- a CDS encoding tetratricopeptide repeat protein, translating into MGEPLSQSMPPRAEVEAALARIQEWPGLARSPQLARFLNYIVTARLNGNETAIKAYAIAVDVFGRPQSFDPQSDPIVRVQARRLRAVLEEYYAAEGASERVRFYLPVGRYIPEFRVPADEATTPAGESAAMGAGASAVPAPPGERSWLARLDDIVLVVVLVFVALGIAIVMTQVLAPRQVRVTVPTPPAVSVSEFTSMTAGGAPNPGVAGLAVELVTDLGLFPFIDAVYLQRNGQTAHAADFELSGISRVEGPQMQITASLKRSGSDTAVWSMTQKIAAADFPTSIDALSRAFADQLGALDGPLHSEALQWLATHVDLAGNETEYLCGLLFTRYRGSGRPDDEERARGCVNGLLRRLPDSPFALAMSSTLLLDVTRRTQPPSARDPEPIAQAERQVEEALTLAPTSSLVWREYAFFLEQVGRVGEAEAAFTSALQLNPANVDAYAGYARLLSLRGKSEKGERMAGDALRRAMAPPYWYHEAPAVNALRDGNYAEALIQAEALAAGDAELASAIAVTAARRLGSEDALNRSIAQLLEVTRFRRFGILPVLRQRLGDPELRGEIGNALAAAGVEQAALNGPY
- a CDS encoding response regulator yields the protein MDAIGTGQPFMALVDDDSHSARLMIRMLLAHGAPSVSWLNGEALATAEIQRLLDDDLATIPGLVIVDLKASSSATMDFIVKLRAARDGHSLLIAAIAPSLEREPREALLSAGADAVFERHADINSYRREAAAIVSFWVRNQHLDAVGT